From Peptostreptococcaceae bacterium, a single genomic window includes:
- a CDS encoding 4Fe-4S binding protein — MKVKVRKERCKECGICVANCPKKAISFSEEISVTGYRPVVVNDDLCIGCGICYTMCPDWVFEILGDRG, encoded by the coding sequence ATGAAAGTAAAAGTAAGGAAAGAAAGATGTAAGGAATGCGGCATATGCGTAGCAAATTGCCCAAAGAAGGCTATTTCATTTAGCGAAGAAATCAGCGTTACCGGTTATAGGCCGGTAGTTGTAAATGACGACCTGTGCATCGGATGCGGAATCTGTTACACAATGTGCCCGGACTGGGTATTTGAAATCTTAGGAGATAGGGGGTAA